The sequence AAGCCGATGGCCTCGGCATTTACGGCGGGGGATCCAGCGTCATAGACATAGAAACCGCTGCCGCCCTTGCGCCCGGTGTGGTCGGCTTCGAGGAGCTTTCCGACGATTTTCGGAATCTTCATCCGGCCCGGATATGCGGCGGCGAGGGTGCCTGCCACGTGCATGGCCACATCGAGTCCGACCTCGTCGAGAAGGCGCAGCGGACCCATGGGCATTCCGAAGTCGAGCATGGCCTGATCGATTTCCTCGGGGTCGCCGCCCTGCTCGAACATGGCGGCGGCCTCGACGAGGTAGGGCATGAGGATGCGGTTGACGAGGAAGCCGGGCGAGTCCTTGACCACCACGGGGAGCTTGCCGATTTTCCGGACGAAAGAGACGGCGGTGGCTAGGGTTTCGTCGGAGGTGGATTCCGTGCGGACGACCTCGACGAGCTGCATGCGGTGGACGGGGTTGAAGAAATGCAAGCCGACGAGGCGTTCGGGATGGGTGATTGAGGAGGCGAGTTCGTGGATGGGTAGGGCGGAGGTGTTGGTGGCGAGCACGGTATCGGGACGGCAGCGGGCGGCGAGGTCGGAGAAGATTTTTTGTTTGATGGAGAGCTTCTCGACGGCGGCCTCGATGATGAGATCGCAGCGCGATAGGGGAACGCTGCCACTGGCGGGATGGATGCGGTCGAGGCCTCGGGCGGCTTCCGTTTTGGAAAAGACGTGGTGCTTCTGCGCATCGGCATAGAGGCCGGAGATGGATTTCATGCCATGGGCGAGAGCCTCGGGCGAGATGTCCTGGAGTGTGGTTTCGATCTTCCTGGTGGAAAGCCAGTAGGCGATGCCGGAACCCATGAGGCCGGCTCCGATGACGGCTGCCCGTTTGATTTCGCGAGGCTCTGCGGAGCTGTGCTTGTGTTTCTTCGCCCGCTCCTGGAGGAAAAACAGGCGGATGAGCTGGGCTGTTTGCGGGAGGGTGGCGAGGCGCTGTATGGCTTCGAGTTCGGCCTGCTGCGACTGGGCGCGGGTTTTTCCTATCGAAGCGACGGCCACTTCCAGTGCGGCCTCGGGGCCGGGGTAGTGGCCATGGGTTTTCTTGAGAAGCTCTTTCTGCGCCTGGACGCGGATGAGGGCTGCGACGGCTTGGTTGTGGGTGATGGGGTTGTTCGTGTGGTGGCGCTTGCCTTTTTCGAGGAAGCTGAGGGCGTGGGCTTTCAGGTGCTCCTTGGGGACGGTCTGATCGACGAGGCCTTTGCGTTTCGCGAGTTCGGGGGAGTGGATTTTTCCGGAAAGGATGACCGGGAGTGCGTCCTGCAGACCCAGCAGATCTGGCAGGCGTGTGGTGCCGCCCCATGCGGGGAGTATGCCGAGCTGGGTTTCCGGGAGACCGATTACAGTTTCCTGGGAATCGCTGGCGACGCGCCAGTCGCAGGCGAGGGCGAGCTCATAGCCGCCGCCGACGCAGGCACCGTGGATCGCGCAGACGGTGGGATAAGGCAGGTCGGCGATGCGGTTGAAGAGGGTTTGGCCGGTGGCGATGAGGCGGGTGAGTTTTTCGCCGCGCGCGGTGGAGAGTTCGTTCAGATCGGCTCCGGCGATGAAAATGTGAGGTTTTGCGGAGCGGATGAGGAGTCCGGTGACTTCGGGTTGGGCGGTGAGCTCGTCGAGGCGCTCGGAAAGTTCCGCGAGGGTGGCGGAGTCGAAGATGTTGGCCGAGGAACCCTCGCGGTCGAAAACAAGGATCGCTGTGGAGTTCGAGAAGGTGAGGGAGATGTTCATGGGAGTGAGAAGTGCCGGGTGATCAGTGAGAAGCGGAAGACCAGGGACGCTAGGGGCGCTCGAGGTAGAGGGCGGCTCCTTGGCCGCCGCCGATGCAGAGGGTGGCGAGGGCGCGTTTTCCTCCGGTTTCCCGGAGCTGGTCGAGGGCGGTGAGGATGAGGCGGGCACCGGTGGCACCGACAGGGTGGCCGAGGGCGATGGCTCCGCCCCTTGGGTTGAGTTTTTCAAGGGGGATCTCGTAGGCGGGGAGGTCGAGATGGTGGGTGGATGGATGTTTCAAGGATGACAGGACGGCGAGGACTTGGGCTGCGAAGGCTTCGTTGAGTTCGATGAGGTCGGCATCGTCCGGGGTGAGGCCGGAGAGTTGTTTGGCTTTTGCAATGGCGTGGACGGGGCCGAGTCCCATGCGGGCGGGATCGCAGCCGGAGTATGCATAGGCGGCGAGGCGGCCGAGGGGTTCGAGGCCGTGGCGCTTGGCGGCGGCCTCGGTGCCGACGAGGAGGGCGACGGCTCCGTCGGTGATCTGTGAGGAGTTTCCGGCGGTGACGGTGCCGGTGGTGCGGTCGAAGATGGGACGGAGGGTGGAGAGTTTTTCAGGGGTGGAATCGGTGCGGATGCCGTTGTCCTCCGTGATCGCTGTTCCGTTGCAGAAGACGGGGGAGATTTCGGAGTTGAGCTGTTCGCGGTGGGCCAGGGCTTTGGCGTGGGATTCCGCGGCGAACTTGTCCTGGGCTTCGCGGGTGATGCCGAATTCGCGGGAGAGGATTTCTGCGGTGTCTCCCATGATCAGGCCGCTGAACGGATCCGTTAGGCCCAGCTCAAGGCCGATGCGCGGTTTGAAATCCGAGAGGTTGAAACTGGCGGCGGCGGAGAGTTTCTGGCCGGAGGATTTGGCGCGGTTGAGATCTGAGAAATGCTGGGCTGCTTCATGGGGGAAGAGCAGCGGGACATGGGTCATGCTCTCGGTGCCGCCGACGAGGAAAAGATCCCCCTGCCCTGCCGCGATGCGCTGGTGGGCGGCGGTGACCGCCTCCATGCCGGAGGCGCAGTTGCGGTGCACGGTCATGGCGGGGACGTGCTGCGGGATCCCGGAGCGCAGGGCGATGACGCGCGCGATGTTCGCGGCCTCGGCGGGCTGTGCCACGCAGCCGAAGATGACTTCCGAGATCTCGGCGGGGTCGATCCCGGTTTCCGCCAGGAGCGCGGTGGCCGCGGCGCGGCCGAGATCGTCGGCGGTGAGGGCGGCGAGGTCTGTGCCCATCTTGCAGAAGGGTGTGCGGGTGGCGGCTATGATGAACATGGGGAACTTTAAATTTTAAACGATAAACTTGAAGGAAGAGAAACCGCGGATGAGCGCGGATCGGCACAGATCGGATTCTTCGGAAGCGGAAGATTTGGGCAGTGCTGTAATTGAACCGCCAAGTTCGCCAAGGAAGACTGTGGTCTGAGAATCTGGAGGTTTCATTGGGCTGGCTTGGCGGTGAAAAAGGCCTTTCTTTGGTTCAGGCCTTCGGCCTGTTGTCTTTGACTTTCTGTTCCTTGAGTTCCTTTCCTACGCCCTGGAGTTTGCGCATTTCATCCCAGCTGTGGAATTGGATTTCGTTGGGGGCGAATTCGGTGGAGGAAAGGAAGCGGTGGTAAATGGATTCGCGGAGCTGTTCCTCGCCGCCTTTCATGACGACGGCGTGGACGAGGACGATGTCGGACTCAAGGGGGTCGTCGTTGCGCTTGCGGAGCTCGATCTGCCATGCGCCGAGGCCTTCGGTGTCGTCGAGGATGTTTTCGAGCTTGTTGAAATCGACGAGGGTTCCCTTGAGCTTGTCGATGGCGAGGTTCCTGAAATCCGAGACGCGTGAGATTTTCCCCAAAAGGCGCGGGCATGTGCGTCCGCAATGGGGGCATGGCTCGCGGGTGATGCCTTTCTCGATGAGGTCGCCCGTGCGG comes from Akkermansiaceae bacterium and encodes:
- a CDS encoding enoyl-CoA hydratase/isomerase family protein codes for the protein MNISLTFSNSTAILVFDREGSSANIFDSATLAELSERLDELTAQPEVTGLLIRSAKPHIFIAGADLNELSTARGEKLTRLIATGQTLFNRIADLPYPTVCAIHGACVGGGYELALACDWRVASDSQETVIGLPETQLGILPAWGGTTRLPDLLGLQDALPVILSGKIHSPELAKRKGLVDQTVPKEHLKAHALSFLEKGKRHHTNNPITHNQAVAALIRVQAQKELLKKTHGHYPGPEAALEVAVASIGKTRAQSQQAELEAIQRLATLPQTAQLIRLFFLQERAKKHKHSSAEPREIKRAAVIGAGLMGSGIAYWLSTRKIETTLQDISPEALAHGMKSISGLYADAQKHHVFSKTEAARGLDRIHPASGSVPLSRCDLIIEAAVEKLSIKQKIFSDLAARCRPDTVLATNTSALPIHELASSITHPERLVGLHFFNPVHRMQLVEVVRTESTSDETLATAVSFVRKIGKLPVVVKDSPGFLVNRILMPYLVEAAAMFEQGGDPEEIDQAMLDFGMPMGPLRLLDEVGLDVAMHVAGTLAAAYPGRMKIPKIVGKLLEADHTGRKGGSGFYVYDAGSPAVNAEAIGFQTGSEETPKDTREILAKLMAAEAKLCLDEGVAETADDIDLAMILGTGYPPFRGGPLAASLA
- a CDS encoding thiolase family protein; translation: MFIIAATRTPFCKMGTDLAALTADDLGRAAATALLAETGIDPAEISEVIFGCVAQPAEAANIARVIALRSGIPQHVPAMTVHRNCASGMEAVTAAHQRIAAGQGDLFLVGGTESMTHVPLLFPHEAAQHFSDLNRAKSSGQKLSAAASFNLSDFKPRIGLELGLTDPFSGLIMGDTAEILSREFGITREAQDKFAAESHAKALAHREQLNSEISPVFCNGTAITEDNGIRTDSTPEKLSTLRPIFDRTTGTVTAGNSSQITDGAVALLVGTEAAAKRHGLEPLGRLAAYAYSGCDPARMGLGPVHAIAKAKQLSGLTPDDADLIELNEAFAAQVLAVLSSLKHPSTHHLDLPAYEIPLEKLNPRGGAIALGHPVGATGARLILTALDQLRETGGKRALATLCIGGGQGAALYLERP